The DNA region tcatgAACCCGGAAGCCTGTTTGacaacacgttaacctttgccggaatccatcgatcttttcagccagtattcaatacaaatatcaatatttaaataaatgacccctggttttacacaaatttgcattcattaactatgattgagaaaaaaaaaaaaaaaagaggacggagtcatctccacggaacgtacacggaagcgattgcggccacagttaacctccgtaaacctctgtgacagacattttttttggaacacgcattgttctcgaatgagccaacttggcgttataaatactttttggtaatttcaggttgagaaaaataattgctacctgaaatgaagcgatcgctacagaggcgtgtgtgcgtgtttcgCTTGGGCACCATcaatcccgtttaattgccgaaatccatccatattttctggtcttttcggCTAATATTCCATAGAACGACCTCTCTGAATATCCGTCTCGTCTTGTTGTGACGACCGACGGCACGACAGGTCTCGGGTACTGTAAATTTTCTCCTCCGGTTCAccccccacaatgtcgagcagctccgtttgaccggcaatgtggcgccgtgaaaatggcgacgtcacgtgcgTTCGCTCTATGATTACAACCTGTTCTTGCCCACTGAACTTGAGTTGGTCTCCCCTTTAAGACGACAAGAGCATCATCGTCGACAACCAGAACGTACCCCAAGAGACGTCGGCGGTATTTTCCGACCCActggaaacacacaaacacacacacacatacttgaGCTAATTGTTACCTGGAGCTTGTTCACCATCTCATCAAACAGCTTCCTTGCTTCGGGGCTGTTGGGGTCCTCGAAGTAGTCTTCGATACCGATCTGCACCACAATGGACTTCAGGTtgcggcacacacctgcacacaACGGAAGGAATGTTCATGAAATATTAAGTATTGACTGATACAGTAATTACATTACCTATCGTGTGGACTATTTAGCGATATGTGTATTATTTTGCTTCATAGTATGCTGCAATGTTGCCCATGTCTTATTTTCCCGTTGggggatccatccatccatcctctatctatctatctatctatcttctatctatctatctatctatctatctatctatctatctatctactatctatctatctatctactctatctatctatctatctatctatcctatctatctatctatctaatctatctatctatccatccatctatctatctatccatccatccatcatccatccatccatccatccatccatccatcatccatccatccatccatccatctatctatctatatctatctatctatatctatctatctatctatctatctatctatctatctatctatctatctatctatctatctatctatctatctatctatctatctatctatctatctaatctctctctctctctctctctctagctgGGAACCATTAAAAGGTTCCAGTTCATTGTTAGTGTAAACGACAGGAAACAAATGACGCCTGTTTGCCATCTTTGACGAgagctacagaaaatggatggatggcgcgTTCCAGatgaggtcccccccccccccctttccaccCTCGCTTCCCGACTCACTGTTGAAATGGAGGAGAGCTTTGGGGGTGACGGGCGTGGAGGTGAGCACCAGCATTTCCAGGCCCTTCAGACCCTCTCTGCAGACCTCTGCTGCCACCTCCTGGTTGATCTCACTCACGTGGTCCAACTCCAGCACTTGGAGCCGCATGCAATTTCTCGCTGTCGGCACAGACGGACACCAATTTGTTCGTCTGCCCTCAACTTTTCATTCCTGTTGACTTCATGGCATGTGTATAAAATTGCACGGGCgttggttcaatcccagcctttcCAGTTAAGGTGGATATTTGACTTGTATAGCCGTCAATGGGAGTGAGTGTGTTATAAGCGTAGCGTGACTATCGGTTGTTAAACTTGATTTCATCATGGTTTACAGATCGTACTTAGGGATCCCCAAGGGGGCTGATTGTAACGATGAAACTGTATAAAAGTAAGACTGTCTTGTTAGGAAAAGATAAATGCAGATAAATGCAACAGTAACCGTGGCAATTATCTTGCTGTAAAACGATtaataattgcatttttattgcttttgagTGTCTTTTTAAAAGCAACTTTTGAAAACACATATCTGTATTTTTTACCCTTTGCTTTGTCCAAATAAGCTCGTTACTTTTTTCAGTCTTCACGGATGTTGACGcgatgttgagaaaaaaaaaaaaaaaaagaaggtctGAGTATCGTGAGGTCAAGTCAACCGAAGTACAGAGCGTGAAtactagttttattttaaaaatgagagaTTACTTTTATATAAAATGCCAGATCTAGCCAGCGGGCCTTGAGGGATGAAGGGACCTTTTGATGTAGTTGAAAGGTCGAGCACAACAAGTGAGTTGATTGTGGAGGCATCGTTTACCCAGTGAGGCCAGCCCCTGAATGCCACATCCCGCTCCCCCCACGCCGAGCGCACGGAGATGCGGCCAGCACCTCCCGATGGTCTGCAGGCATCTGTTACTAAACCGAGCCGGCTGTTGGCTGAAAGTGACCAAACCACAACAACGTAACCTCGGTCATTTTCATCATGTCATAACCTCGTCACAGTGTCCCCCACCCCGCTTTTTCAGTGCCCAAGATACCATGGGTGTAGTGGCGCCACCTGCAGGGAGATAATGTCTCTACAGCCAGCTCCGAGGGCCCAGATGACTTCCTGGCCGACTGGGTCTGTAGCACTCCTGGAACACACAGCAATACAtgttttacatccatccattttcttacccgcttatcctcgcaagggtcctggctgttaacgggcaggaggcggggtacaccctgaactggttgccagccagtcacaaggaacaatgagacaaacaacagttgcacttacaatcacacctaggggcaatttatccatccatccatccatccatccattttctttgccgcttatcctcacaagggtcacggggagtgctggaacctatcccggctgtcaacaggcaggaggcagggtacaccctgaactggttgccagccaatcgcagggcacatagagacaaacaggcacactcacaatcacacctagcggcaatttagagtgtccagttaatgctgcatgtttttggggatgtgggaggaaaccggagtccccggaggaaacccacagaagcaaggggagaacatgcaaactccacacacaggcggggccgggctcgaacctggatcctcagaacagtgaggccaacactttaccagctgatcgaccgtgccgcccacattttttacattttcaaggaAATGTGATctcacagctaaaaaaaaaaaagaaaaaaaaatgttgaccccTGTCGTGAAGAACGCACAGCACGAAACAGGATCCCTTCCTCACAACAACCTGTGACCCCAACCAAATTAGGCCGAGCACAGACGCGacctaaaaatacaattttctttCATAATTTTGCATATAAACACCACCCCGCCCGCACCCCACCCAAATTTTTGACAACGCATCACATTTTCACTCATGGAAGGGCGTACCTGTAAGTGACGGCTTGCAGAGCTCGACAGTAGCAGCTGGCCAGCCAGAGGGAGCGATCGGTCAGCAGGTTGGGACAATGCGAGATCTTGAGGATGAGCAGGTGACTTCCCGTGGCCTTCAAAAGCGCCTCCAGACCCTCCTCCAGACACCCACTGACATCAGATCAGCAGCCACAGCAACACAAACGCTCACAATTTTCATTCCGTCAGGAAAAATATGGATCGTAAACTCCCCCCCGACAGTGTGCGGCTTTGAACTTCAAACTCGTTCCCTCTGTGTTTTCCTCCAGCTCACCGTGTGCTTTTGAGGTACTCGTCTTTGGTTTCCTTCTTTCCGCGCTGTCGCGGTTTAAGGTTCTGCAGGATGAGCGAATGCGTCTGAGTGCACCACTGAGACAGCGTTCCCAGCAactgacagacaaaacaaaggggaaaaaaaaaaaaaccacacgagTTGCGATCTTCTATCTTAAGTAGCAAGTATCGAGAATCGACAATGTGGCAATTCTCTTTAACCACTTTAACTATTAATCcctgcctgggaaaaaaaaaaaaacactttaaagaTCCATTTTAATGGAATCCAAATGTGATTCAGTCATTTTAACAATAGCAGCGCATTATATaagacatccattcatccattttcttttgctgcttatcctcacgagggtcgcgagagtgttggagccgatcccagcagtcattgggcaggacgcggggtacaccctcaactggttgcctgccaatcgcagggcacatggagacaaacagtcgcactcacaatcacacacctatgggcaatttagtgtcttcaattactgcatgttttttgggatgtgggaggaaaccggagtgcccgggaaaaCCCCACCCAGGCAGGGGCGGAACAGGGATTTGAATCCAACGCGCTAAGCAGTtgtaccaccgtgccacctcaaaAAACATTGCATTCAATTTTACGGGAGTAacactaaaatgtatttttatttttcacagattAGGAAAAGTGATAAAAGTTAGATTTTCTGTATCTATGTGTTTCTAATGAGTTTGTGCGTGAACGTAATCCCACCGGGGAATGCTAATTTAGCTAGCCTGCCAATAGGGTTTTCCATTCAGTGTTAAACTCTAAAACAAGctctcatttttaaatgtacaatgtgcGTAATTTTTTTTGATTTGCGATTAGTTTTGCAGTGAACCCGGCGTGTCATTAAACATCTGAAAATCGGCTCGGGGAGCCCAGAAGAAAATACGGGAATATATGTCAAAAAATATGTCACACTTGCTGCAAGATAGATAGGATGCGTTCAGGGTATGTTTACAATGCAGGAACATACGTACACAATCAGCACCACGGCACATTAATGACTTTTCTTCAATTATAAtggttatatattatattaacaAGCCTCAATATAATATCcagcattttgttttaattcatttatcaTTTTTCAAAACCTATTTCAAGTTCCATGGGCGTCTTTTCTTTGACAAACTACAAATTTGAGAATCGATAAAGAATCAAATAGTTAATATTGTATCGTAAATGGAACTGGAGTCTTAAAAAATCTTATCAGTTTCAGAAAAACTCATTGccagttttttatttatttatttatttatttttactcatgtagaagttgtgacatttttggagaacttttttttcaatggaattCTAATGGTTGTCAATTAAATGTAGATTTTCGATATTCGCAGTCCCTCGTAAATAGCAGCGCTCCACTGTActtgattattattaaaatttggCCTTGAGCGGCGTCAATGATTGACAGCGACATTAATTTCCTTTATTAAAACTTCAATTTGGGCATCTGGCTTCCTATTGCTTTATTTGTCCAGCAGATGGCGCTACTTGTCCCCATTCAAAGCATGCAGTGAAACAATCAAGACCTTTTATTGCTTCCTGCAAACGTGCCTCGCTACTGACATGATGAGTGAGTGTGATGTTGAATAATGGCATGTCCCAATTCATAAATCCAAATACCGTTTCAAAGTATTACTCGACAACCGACCTTGGAGGAAATGCGCGCGTTCTCCAGCAAGACTCTGGTCCACACGGCCGGGTGGCGGGCCACGAACTTCCAGTCTCGGCAGACCTCCGCAGCTCTCAGCAGCGTTTTGGTATCCAAGTAGGTGAAGATGCAAAACAAGCCGGCGCGCATCTTCAGGATCTCCGGACTGATCACCTCGTTGGATTTGGACGGGCTCTTGTCGTGGCGGCACGGTTTGCTGTAGACGCCTTCACATCGACCTacggacaaaacaaaataaaaaaaaaaaaagcgaggaaATCATGAATTGATCCCATTTCTGACACACATCATATTTTTCCTCCATGCCTATAATCCCATCgtttaaaaattccattttcttcacgaAATCGGCCGGCGTGCTGTTCGCGCCAGATTGGGCCGCATTTGGAACGGATGTACAGAAGCCGAGGACGTAAATATATGTGTGAAGGGATTCATTTGCGGAGCGATTCCAACAGCTTTGCTTTGCGTGCAGCCCGTCAAGGAAGACGAGCGAAAATAAGGTTCGCCGTCGATGGGAGATCGCTCGGCGGTGACTCATCTTCATCTTTGGCCTCCGAGGCCGTCTGCTCCGAACCATCGGGCCTGTGAACCGCCgctgacacacacgcacacacaccgcCTCCACTCACGACTGCCAAATGGACTAAATAAAAACTGCATGTTATATGCTGGGCAAAGAAACGTGCGTACGACATTATAGATAACATCTGACAACGCTGTCTCACAGTATGGAGAACTACGTCAGTGGCACGCCAGTAACATGTCGCGTATGACATGGTGTCATGCAAATTTGTCATATATATCAACATGGGAGCAAATTTTGACTCTTGATGTCACCTTCAAACGAGTCCTCAACTAAACTTCATGTGATTGACTCTACAGCCTTAATGGAgatatgttgggggggggggataaatcactaaatgttaTTGTGTCTTTAAAGcgcaggtgtcatccctataaacattctaaaatagatattgtaatgaaaaatacatataacattattcatttcaatgtctatacgaaaaaataaatgtgagcggagagcgtgtcatctatgcgcaaagttgcagaagtgtcattctacgatatccaagtggtagccacattggctgcgtcctccatccgcgacgtcacccggacattcgccaatgaaaacacgcggtgcaccctaactatgggagagacggaagctcttttcgaaaaggagaacaccacacaaccgagtgaggTTACagtggcaatattacacgattgttacgagccctcggggcaatattacactattgtttcgagccttattcagatgatatgcgatcacggccaaaccgcatccccgtccgatccacttccgcggcggagatgagccatcgcggctcatcgcggcaagccggtgtggcttatgagccgagccgagccgggctgctttagggggttgttcgcagacgccgcagtactgagcaagcgacacagtcgagccggggcgctttatgcgcgcacgcggctgagggACGCATTCTCGGtagggttcttcagagccgcccccgtccccaaAGCTCGATGCGCAGCAAcggtgaccgccgaacgcggagCCTCAGCcgttgtggctgattttctgcgccgtggtcgcatataatggagccgagccgtgctgcttttaggggtatgttcaaagtacTTGTTGatcaccgtcgagccggggcgcattactgcctacctgtcatttgaaactcatgaagctcttgtcctctgcacccgtgcaatccatttttcacaacgaagcgggtcttttgcaaacttataaaggctaaatccattctcccaagggttcaagcaatgtccaacaattcaacgagccggcattttgcccaacacgaaggaacaacgagctaccttcctggaggtaaaactaatggaaacaaacgagcccacaagggggcgcctctgtcctgtacgtcacttcctgcttcttctccaacgcaaatccctgagaggattttcatggcgggagttacaaaaagtcctttacgtcaaaatcatgttttgtggttaaaaaaaacacatgggaccatattggctgtggggttttcactattaatataccaaaaatcatccatttcatgacagtcgcactttaaagggccactgtcatgaaatgcatgatttttaggatgttattactggaaaaaaatgctgccggaatgggcccattcattttttcaccacacaacatgattttgaagtatatagctttttgtaactcccgccatgaaaatcctctcgagggacttgttttcgagaagaagcaggaagtgacgcacaTGGCagttcataagtttgcaagagacccggttcgtcgtgaaaaatggattgcacgggtgcaaaggacgagagctttgtgggttccaaattacaggtaggcgtgtatacagctactaaaaaaaaaaataatagtttggagcggaccacgtaatcggtctctcataacgtaacaaaagatccgcgtacgtatgacaggcgttctaaatgtgtcaatgtgggcatcggacggcgtcgggctcgccggcgaaggaaGACCGCTGCCGACAGtgccgcactcagccacgtgcgacgacaacacagtaaagcgccccggctcgacggtgttgttcatcgcggacggcggcggtggcactgcgtgttttcaatggcgaatgtctggggtgacgtcacggacaggagatgcagccaatatggcgaccacttggatgtcgtcgaatgacacttctgcaactttgcgcatggatgacgtactctccgctcataattatttttttgtgtagacattgaagtgataatgttatatgtatttttcatttcactatctattttagaatgtttatagggatgacacttgacctttaaattggATGCCAAACAGGAAGTCATCGCCCCGAAAAAATCTGGTAGCTTGGAGGTGTTTGATAcagtaataaaaatgtgttctggttgccaaaagtcagctggagCAAATCACACCTGACGCTGACCTAAAATGATGCTCATTAAAATTGATCATtggcttaaaaaaatacttttgctcTGTCATGACTGATTATTAATTATGTATCACTAATAAATCATATGTGGGAACGCAAATAATCAGTTTTAAGTAGCATTCTTTACCTCTGCCATGTTTAAAGATTTAActgtttcaacatttttattgtaaagggtgttgaaaaaaaaagattgctgttaaaattgtccaaagggaatgcaacatttattaaaatgatttttaaagaaatgtggTATTATTAAAGGATTCAGAAATCCTTaaagagatttatttatttattttttttgcagtctggACACGTGGTTGTGAACATCTCCTGCTGCGACAACAAAAAGTTGATAGATTTCTTTCATATCGCGTTCCCCAACCCAAGACAcctattttattttctgataaaTATCTGGCTGAATTAAAACCACCCGcaacatcatgtccttgcctCGGAGTTCTGCATTTTGGTCCTGCCCCTCACCCATGACACACACTaaccaacaaaaatgtcacaaaaactaTACGGTATATACTGAAATTATTTTGGTCATTTGTGTCTTCTGTTGGATAtgtatactgtgtatatatatatatatatatatatatatatatatatatatggggggggggaccattAAAGTGTAGACCTTCGAGAGGCTTTACCTGCGTTAGGTCGATATGCAGCCCTGCCGTGGTAAGGATAGGGGGCGCCGGACTGCTGCACCTCCGCCACCGCCCTCCTCTCCTGCTCCCACATGTCCACTTCGGACTCGGTCGTCCGAGAGCCCACGTCGGACACGTCTCCCTCCTCGCCCTCGGTGCTGTTCCTGTAAGGCCGCCGCTGCCAGTTCTGGATGGCCTGTTTGCGGAGCCCCCAGTTCCTCCCCCCTCCGCCGCATCCGGGGGAGCGCTCGTAGGCCGCCTCGTTCAGGCGGCACTGCATGTGGTAGTACTGAGCCTCGGGGCAATCCTCCATGGGGTGCATCTCCACGCTGTCGCTGTCGTATCCGCCGGAACCCTGTGAGACCGACTTGATCCGACCCGATGCGGCGCTGCAGTGACAAATGACGAGATAAACAGCTTGAATTCTCCAAATGTTGGCAGCTCATGAGCATGCAGAAACTCATTTCCAACAAGTGCTCGGTCTCCACACTTTAATCCACCAGAGAGTCCGTTACGGTGTTGCGTTTTTTTAGTTAGCATCCGAGCCCGAACGACGTTTCGACTGCTTGTACGGTGAAAATCAGCCTTGCCGTTTGCTAttcaaaaactcacctatttgttGGAAAACTCACctacagtatttgtgtttttttgtgatttctgttACAATCTAAGATGGCAGAAAAGTTCTGGCTAACAGAAAAGGACTGGGGAGGGGGTGAGCATTCTGATTGGCTGATGTATGCAAAGAGTTTTGGTCTTGGCATCACATGCGCAACATATAATTCTCCTAATTTTATGTTTGATTTAACAGGCAACctcaacaggaagtggatgtAAATAGCATGAAGCCTCTTTTAATGTGTGAAAAATAGCACATGTGAACTGAGATATTATcacattcctattttttttttcttgctcggCAAAAGCGAGGTGTCTATTTTGTTCAGCAGATGAGCCACGTAGCAACTAATTGGGTCACCTTCGAGGGATGGCCACAATTTGAGGATATATCtacctatccattttcttagccgcttatcctcacaagggtcgcaggaaatgcccagctgtcatcggacaggaggcgcggtacaccctgaactggttgccagccaatcgcagggcacatcgagacaaacagccgaactcacaatcacacctatgggcaatttagagtgtccaattaatgttgtatgactttgggatgcgggaggaaaccggagtgcccggagaaaacccacgcaggcacggggagaacatgcaaactccacacaggcaggccgggatcgaacccgggtcctcagaactgcgagaccaacactttacagctgatccaccgtgccgcccatttgaGGAAATACATAAATGTAACTTTGCACTGGTGGTACAAAATGCCAAAAATAGCAATCACTCGCGGTGTGAATTTGACGCAATATCGGCTTATGGCGGTTGTATAAATATCTAGTGAGGTCAGCG from Syngnathoides biaculeatus isolate LvHL_M chromosome 9, ASM1980259v1, whole genome shotgun sequence includes:
- the fbxo41 gene encoding F-box only protein 41 gives rise to the protein MGSRPSGATVRSRERPRHLFPQIPRGMASLDLPYRCPRCGEHKRFRSLSSLRAHLEYNHTYETLYVLSKSSSVCDAAALLPLVTEGALLPPPNNNDPLEPLQPSALKERRFPCRELPCVDDLSLTPASSNTPARYIPNVEFPLGEILMKTAMTSTDPGPYGNPSTAVAVAANVAASAVEAAYEEGLARLKARAFERLELDERMEKLSEEVEQKIAARVGRLQAELERKSSELERAKHESERLSQEKQELEDKALELSRQVDVSVEMLANLKQDLVNKEAELSHKQQEVAQIDQFLQETAAREANAKVRLQQFIEELLDRADRAEKQLQIISSCGTTPNGSLGRCSLQGKGNGRQRNSSISGSTRGIYQASERRSSPSTGAASGRIKSVSQGSGGYDSDSVEMHPMEDCPEAQYYHMQCRLNEAAYERSPGCGGGGRNWGLRKQAIQNWQRRPYRNSTEGEEGDVSDVGSRTTESEVDMWEQERRAVAEVQQSGAPYPYHGRAAYRPNAGRCEGVYSKPCRHDKSPSKSNEVISPEILKMRAGLFCIFTYLDTKTLLRAAEVCRDWKFVARHPAVWTRVLLENARISSKLLGTLSQWCTQTHSLILQNLKPRQRGKKETKDEYLKSTRGCLEEGLEALLKATGSHLLILKISHCPNLLTDRSLWLASCYCRALQAVTYRSATDPVGQEVIWALGAGCRDIISLQVAPLHPCQQPARFSNRCLQTIGRCWPHLRALGVGGAGCGIQGLASLARNCMRLQVLELDHVSEINQEVAAEVCREGLKGLEMLVLTSTPVTPKALLHFNSVCRNLKSIVVQIGIEDYFEDPNSPEARKLFDEMVNKLQALKKRPGFSKILHVKGDNLC